One Papaver somniferum cultivar HN1 unplaced genomic scaffold, ASM357369v1 unplaced-scaffold_35, whole genome shotgun sequence DNA window includes the following coding sequences:
- the LOC113342242 gene encoding uncharacterized protein LOC113342242, whose translation MVSRNSDEDPFNTSKQNVMKDALVAVQEVRMQQHIMLKQKSRNKWILEGSSNTSYFHSTIKTRRSTNTISELVAEDGSIINEPNQLRDHVVSYYEAKFNGDDLPIDEHLFEYEHNSIYLEESRMLDVIPSMEEIKAAVFDLGVDSVPGPDGFSGCFYRHYWDLIHQYLSKAIIFCRNNKTIPNGANSSLILLLAKVRGTDSLRKYKPIGLSNFFFKIFTKILATRLGKVLDNLVSEEQVAFMKGRNIHENISLASEMVNELHIKRKDEDVLSRNITKLFQNKCMTHMLKRNGIDPTHFFFADDITIFCKGNMKNLTSLVKLLDDYQRASGQRVCREKRKIYFGGGSLNRRQTIVDFLGMKVTYFPDRYLGVKVMPGAVKYRHINNVVDKLKDQLSVFKGKMLSFQDSVVLVKTVLSSYAIHNMAVYKWPVKFVKQCERVIRNFLWSGDSNLSRDFVVGYDKICSPVREGGLGLTSLIAMNKALIMKLWWILKLQRRNGLVS comes from the exons ATGGTTAGCAGAAATTCGGATGAGGATCCCtttaatacttcaaaacagaatgTGATGAAGGATGCTTTGGTTGCTGTCCAGGAGGTGCGTATGCAACAACATAttatgttaaagcaaaaatctcgTAACAAATGGATTTTGGAGGGTTCAAGTAATACTTCTTACTTTCATAGTACTATCAAAACTCGTAGAAGCACCAATACTATTTCAGAGTTGGTGGCTGAAGATGGGTCAATTATCAATGAGCCGAACCAATTAAGGGatcatgtggtttcttattatGAGGCTAAATTTAATGGGGATGACTTACCAATTGATGAGCACTTGTTTGAGTATGAGCATAATTCCATATATTTGGAGGAGAGTCGGATGTTGGATGTTATTCCTTCAATGGAGGAAATTAAAGCGGCGGTTTTTGATTTAGGGGTGGATAGTGTTCCAGGTCCGGATGGATTCtcagggtgtttttatagacactATTGGGATTTAATTCATCAATACCTATCTAAGGCTATTATTTTTTGCCGGAATAACAAAACTATTCCTAATGGGGCTAACTCTAGCCTCATTCTTTTGCTTGCTAAGGTGAGAGGCACTGATAGTTTAAGGAAATATAAACCTATTGGTctaagtaattttttcttcaaaatctttactAAAATTCTGGCTACTAGACTTGGTAAGGTCTTGGATAATTTGGTCTCGGAGGAACAAGTGGCTTTTATGAAGGGGAGGAATATTCATGAAAACATTAGTTTGGCTTCAGAGATGGTGAATGAGCTTCACATtaaaaggaaggatg aggatgttctgagtAGAAACATCACAAAACTCTTTCAAAATAAGTGCATGACTCATATGCTGAAGCGTAATGGTATTGATCCAACTCattttttctttgctgatgatattacgATCTTTTGtaagggaaatatgaagaatcTGACAAGCTTGGTGAAGCTGCTTGATGATTATCAACGTGCTTCTGGTCAGCgtgtttgtagggagaagagaaAGATATACTTTGGTGGAGGGTCTTTGAATAGGCGCCAAACAATTGTAGATTTCTTAGGCATGAAAGTCACTTATTTCCCGGATCGATATTTGGGTGTTAAAGTGATGCCTGGGGCGGTGAAGTATAGACATATCAACAATGTTGTGGACAAACTTAAAGACCAGCTTTCGGTTTTTAAAGGTAAGATGCTTTCCTTTCAAGATAGCGTGGTACTTGTTAAAACTGTCCTTTCTAGCTATGcgattcataacatggctgtgtataAGTGGCCAGTAAAATTTGTTAAACAATGTGAACGAGTGATTCGTAACTTCCTTTGGTCGGGAGACTCGAATCTTTCTAGAGATTTTGTGGTGGGATATGACAAGATTTGCAGTCCGGTGAGGGAAGGTGGTCTTGGGTTAACTAGTTTAATAGCTATGAACAAGGCGCTGATCATGAAGCTGTGGTGGATATTAAAGCttcaaagaagaaatgggctagTTTCTTAG
- the LOC113342244 gene encoding uncharacterized protein LOC113342244, whose product MSKGFFVIMLQDVETKERIRQKKWYVNQHELKLMDWYPGFDPERQKTSHANVWAHFPGFHAELLNEKNLLSMGKVLGTPIVVDQRTLNLEFGKFASVLVDVYFAKHIPSRIKLTAGGRTFWQYLDIPKSPKFCMKCSIIGHNDDECRRQSKNDEQTTKAYTADKGDSSKGWQNARNKRHRKGKNAGNANVNSGEENANTGMGDFSSVPVDVGENVVGVGCEKALANRLLVGETTTSAKSFTSGELARTNHSNTDKNNASFSSTPVETAGEKDHLVQDRVVDNIGDTPIYNALTETIVVISPNKFNILNDELDLDNSVQHSNDQEEESSDEELTPEKAASGVKGSKWDEIPMEQVKPKQTKKPERVRVSNSQQSASQSDSQQSTNADSKSDSDTEVNELGIRVCKGFSPIIEKRDPSKNPKVINKPKKIVS is encoded by the exons atgagTAAGGGATTTTTCGTCATTATGTTACAAGATGTTGAAACTAAAGAGAGGATTCGTCAAAAAAAGTGGTATGTAAACCAACATGAGCTCAAACTCATGGATTGGTATCCTGGTTTTGATCCAGAACGCCagaaaacttcccatgcaaacgtatgggcACACTTTCCTGGTTTTCATGCAGAGCTATTGAATGAAAAGAATTTGTTATCCATGGGAAAGGTCTTAGGTACTCCGATTGTGGTTGATCAGAGAACCCTAaatcttgaatttggaaaatttGCGTCTGTCTTGGTTGATGTTTATTTTGCCAAACATATTCCAAGCAGAATTAAGCTTACAGCTGGAGGTCGCACATTCTGGCAGTATCTTGATATTCCAAAATCACCAAAATTTTGTATGAAGTGCAGCATCATCGGGCATAATGATGATGAGTGCAGGCGCCAATCAAAGAATGATGAGCAAACAACCAAGGCTTACACTGCGGATAAAGGTGACTCTTCTAAGGGCTGGCAGAATGCAAGGAACAAGAGGCATCGTAAGGGTAAGAACGCTGGAAACGCTAATGTAAATTCTGGTGAGGAGAATGCAAACACTGGTATGGGTGATTTTTCCAGTGTGCCGGTTGATGTTGGGGAGAATGTTGTTG GCGTTGGCTGCGAAAAAGCATTAGCTAACAGGTTGTTAGTGGGTGAAACTACAACCTCAGCTAAGTCATTTAcgagtggtgaattggcaagaactaatcactcaAATACTGATAAGAACAATGCTAGTTTTTCTTCTACTCCTGTTGAAACTGCTGGCGAAAAAGACCATCTAGTTCAAGACAGGGTGGTTGATAATATTGGGGATACGCCAATTTACAATGCTTTAACTGAAACTATAGTTGTAATTTCGCCTAATAAATTCAACATCTTGAATGATGAGTTGGATTTAGATAATTCTGTGCAACACTCCAATGATCAAGAGGAggagagttcggatgaagaattAACGCCTGAGAAAGCAGCTTCAGGTGTCAAGGGTTCTAAGTGGGATGAGATACCTATGGAGCAAGTTAAACCAAAACAGACCAAGAAGCCTGAACGTGTTCGTGTTTCAAACTCTCAGCAAAGCGCTTCTCAGAGTGACTCGCAACAAAGCACTAATGCAGATTCCAAGTCTGATTCGGACACTGAGGTTAATGAACTGGGAATCCGAGTTTGCAAGGGATTTTCTCCAATTATAGAAAAAAGGGATCCGAGTAAGAATCCAAAAGTTATTAATAAACCTAAGAAGATTGTTTCCTAA